From the genome of Bactrocera oleae isolate idBacOlea1 chromosome 2, idBacOlea1, whole genome shotgun sequence, one region includes:
- the LOC106623538 gene encoding sarcocystatin-A, with protein MVNSKFVLLTICAVCAFFSLPNESSAYGGTTALSGDELKDAVGILETALSKLSTGDGTSYKISNVDSASKQVVSGILYKYNVDLTDKDENLRKCNVQVWTRQWLKNGNQVTIDCRGAKVLKCNS; from the exons ATGGTGAATTCGAAGTTTGTTCTTTTAACTATTTGTGCTGTATGCGCATTCTTTTCACTACCAAATGAG TCGTCAGCTTATGGTGGAACTACTGCGCTCAGTGGTGACGAATTGAAAGATGCTGTAGGTATTCTTGAGACAGCTTTAAGCAAATTGAGTACAGGAGATGGTACAAGTTATAA GATTTCAAATGTGGACTCAGCCAGCAAGCAAGTAGTGTCTGGTATTCTTTACAAGTATAATGTGGATCTCACTGATAAAGATGAGAATTTAAGGAAGTGCAATGTTCAAGTCTGGACGCGACAATGGTTGAAAAACGGTAATCAAGTTACCATCGATTGCAGGGGTGCGAAAGTGCTTAAGTGCAATTCTTAA